The genomic stretch CTTATTATTAACAATCTTACAGGCATTTGTGATGGGGCCATTTATTTATTATTTCTTTTTCTTTATTCTCCGGGTCATCGGAGTGCCAGGAATTACAGATGCCAATCTTGGAGAAGTTTTTTCGAGTCCTGTTGCCGTTATTATGCTGCTGATTTTAGCTTTACTCATTTTACTGTTTATATATTATGAACTGGGTTTCTTTATAATGATGGCAATTTATCAATTGCGGGGAGAAAGCTATACCGTTTTCAAAATCATACAAAGACTCAATGTAAAAGCGAAATACTTTCTTAGTTATCAAGCAATTTATTTTCTGCTATATTTCTTTTTACTTTTGCCCATTGCAGGATTATCTTTACCAATTACGATAACAGAAAACCTCTATTTACCACATTTTATTACGGATGAATTAATGAAAACGACGACGGGAACGTGGCTGTATGTTATTGCAATTGCGATTATTTTCTATATTAGCGCCAGACTTGTGTTTGCTTTGCCCTATTTCATTGAAGACAAATCACTAAAAATAAGTGGGGCTATCCGAAAAAGTTGGAAATACCCGCAAAAAAACTTATTTTTCATGTTACTAAAATGGGTTTTAATAATTGTTGCGATTGGCTTTTTAGTATCGATTATCGCAACGATTATGATGTTGCCGCTTCTCTTAATAGAAAAAATAACTCCGGGAATTGCGGTGTTTATAGCGGGTATTACTTTAACCATACTACAAGTGATAGGTTTCTTTGCCGCTGGAATTTTTCAAGGAATCATTGCGCAATTATTAGTGAAGAACGCCTTTGCTATAGAAGGACAACCAGCACTTGTGACGCGCAACCAGTTCCCGCATAAAAAGCGATTTATTATTGTAGCGATAATCGTTTTCATTATTTTTAGTAGTTTTAATATTTATACAGTGAATGCGACTTTATATGAACCTAACACGAAAATAATCGCCCATCGAGGTGATACAATGAATGCTGTTGAAAATACGGTGGAAGCCATTGAATCAGCTGCTGAGGCTGGGGCAGATTACAGCGAAATTGATATTCAAGAAACCAAAGATCATCAGTTTGTCGTTTTCCATGATATGACACTGAGAAGACTTGCTGGCAGTTCTAAACGAGTAGCAGATATGACTTTAAACGAGTTGCAGCAAACTAAAGTGAAGAGTGGCGACTATTCGTCTCATATAGCTTCTTTCGATGAAATTATTAAGACGGCGAAAAGGAATAAGATAGATTTACTCGTGGAAGTGAAGTTGCATGGCGGGGAATCTAGCGATATGGTGGAACGACTTGTCACATTGTTAAAGAAAGAAAAAGTAACCGATAAATATCTAGTCCAATCGTTGGACCAACCAGTTATCGAAAAAATAGAACAAGCTGACCCTACGCTTGAAACTGGCATCATATTAGCGCTTAATATTGGAAACTTACCAAAAACATCTGCCGATTTTATTGTTTTAGAAGATTTTTCTATTAATAAACGATTACTTACACAAGCCAGACAAAATAATAAAAGGGTGTTTGTTTGGACGGTAAATAAAGAAAAACTAATGCAAATGTATTTGCGAAAGAATGTAGATGGAATCATTACCAATTATCCTAAAAAGGCGATAGAGCTTAGGGAATCTTTTAATGAAAATGATTCTTTGCGAAGTCGTATTGAAAATAGGTTAGGCTTTTAAATAAAAAGCCGCAAACAAGCACTGTTTGCGGCTGATTTTTATTTTAGTTCAAATGATTTTTTAACAGCGTTTTTGCTGAAACTAATTAATTCTTTTGCTTCTACATCGACTTTATTTTGTGTATCTTGTAGTTTATAAAGCTCAGTTACTTCTAAAGTTCCACCAGGTTGTACGTCTTTTTCAGAGCCGCCCATACTAGCATCAGCTGATACGGTTGTTTCTAACTGAGTGCCATTTTGAAAAGCTTGTTGATCAATAGCTACCATAAAAGAAATGTTTTCTTTGCTGTTATTTGTGAATTTAGTTTTAATTGCGATGGCATTGTTACCTTCAAAATCCTTAACTACTTCCGAACTAAGAATTTCTACTTTATAATCTCCAAGTTCATTTTGATTTGCTTTCTTTTTCGTCTCGGCTTTAGCTGTTTCTGTTTTTTCTGTACTTGCTTTATCCTCTGTCCCACCACATGCAGTTAATGCTAGGGCAAAAGTAACAATCCCCATTAATAGTAAAACGCTTTTCAATTTTTTCATTTTCTTCTCTCCTT from Listeria monocytogenes ATCC 19117 encodes the following:
- a CDS encoding glycerophosphoryl diester phosphodiesterase membrane domain-containing protein, with protein sequence MNDLKDIFKVLYQFKTDYLKVTLLLTILQAFVMGPFIYYFFFFILRVIGVPGITDANLGEVFSSPVAVIMLLILALLILLFIYYELGFFIMMAIYQLRGESYTVFKIIQRLNVKAKYFLSYQAIYFLLYFFLLLPIAGLSLPITITENLYLPHFITDELMKTTTGTWLYVIAIAIIFYISARLVFALPYFIEDKSLKISGAIRKSWKYPQKNLFFMLLKWVLIIVAIGFLVSIIATIMMLPLLLIEKITPGIAVFIAGITLTILQVIGFFAAGIFQGIIAQLLVKNAFAIEGQPALVTRNQFPHKKRFIIVAIIVFIIFSSFNIYTVNATLYEPNTKIIAHRGDTMNAVENTVEAIESAAEAGADYSEIDIQETKDHQFVVFHDMTLRRLAGSSKRVADMTLNELQQTKVKSGDYSSHIASFDEIIKTAKRNKIDLLVEVKLHGGESSDMVERLVTLLKKEKVTDKYLVQSLDQPVIEKIEQADPTLETGIILALNIGNLPKTSADFIVLEDFSINKRLLTQARQNNKRVFVWTVNKEKLMQMYLRKNVDGIITNYPKKAIELRESFNENDSLRSRIENRLGF
- a CDS encoding DUF5067 domain-containing protein — translated: MKKLKSVLLLMGIVTFALALTACGGTEDKASTEKTETAKAETKKKANQNELGDYKVEILSSEVVKDFEGNNAIAIKTKFTNNSKENISFMVAIDQQAFQNGTQLETTVSADASMGGSEKDVQPGGTLEVTELYKLQDTQNKVDVEAKELISFSKNAVKKSFELK